In a single window of the Elaeis guineensis isolate ETL-2024a chromosome 4, EG11, whole genome shotgun sequence genome:
- the LOC105042838 gene encoding uncharacterized protein, whose protein sequence is MLRPTRPLSCLVLLFPASLVSLPIFIYVLGCNGLGLGLLCRAIVPTLFPLRDPDPKIPSLSVLIEESAPHTPISSQSSLLSPSSSDGHHLHIQPNFSLPSRNPEWSKRSDLFPSFLHPSARSSRFSARVAEFFYGHRSNSLNSPCKPRFFMTWISSSEIFRSRELFAVESLFKSHQDACLLIVSNAMDSASGEKLLRPFSERGFRLAAMSPDFPYLFKNTPAEPWFDRLLQGKVDPGTVPLGQNLSNLLRLAILYKYGGVYIDTDVIVLRSFDGLKNAIGAQSVYAKTGNWSRLNNAVMVFDEKHPLLYKFMEEFARTFNGSRWGHNGPYLVSRVVSRVAGRPGFEFRVLPPEAFYPVDWQRIWGLFQAPRNGSHWKWIVERHDFIRRRSFALHLWNRESTRIKVEEGSIIGRIMSEYCLFCNSSVNVM, encoded by the coding sequence ATGCTGAGGCCAACGCGGCCGCTTTCATGCCTTGTTCTCCTTTTCCCAGCCTCCCTCGTCTCCCTCCCCATCTTCATCTACGTCCTCGGCTGCAACGGCCTCGGTCTCGGCCTCCTCTGCCGCGCCATCGTCCCCACTCTCTTTCCTCTTCGCGACCCCGACCCAAAGATCCCTTCTTTGTCCGTCCTGATCGAAGAATCCGCACCCCACACGCCCATATCCTCCCAAAGCTCTCTCCTTTCGCCGAGTTCCAGCGATGGACATCATCTCCACATCCAACCAAACTTCTCTCTGCCTTCCAGGAACCCCGAGTGGTCGAAAAGGAGCGACCTTTTTCCCAGCTTCCTCCACCCCAGCGCTCGGTCGAGCCGGTTCTCCGCGAGAGTCGCCGAGTTCTTTTACGGGCATCGCTCCAATTCCCTAAATTCTCCTTGCAAGCCTCGTTTCTTCATGACGTGGATCTCCTCCTCGGAAATTTTTCGCTCCAGAGAGTTGTTTGCAGTCGAGAGCTTGTTCAAATCCCATCAAGATGCCTGCTTGCTCATTGTTTCCAACGCCATGGACTCGGCGAGTGGCGAGAAATTATTAAGACCTTTCTCCGAGCGGGGCTTTCGATTGGCGGCCATGTCGCCGGACTTCCCCTACCTCTTCAAGAACACGCCTGCCGAGCCATGGTTCGATCGGCtcttgcaagggaaagtcgaTCCCGGAACAGTCCCACTCGGCCAGAATCTATCCAACTTGCTCCGGCTTGCAATTTTGTACAAGTATGGGGGAGTCTACATTGACACTGACGTTATAGTTCTGAGAAGCTTTGATGGTCTAAAAAACGCCATTGGAGCGCAGTCCGTCTACGCCAAGACCGGCAACTGGAGCCGGTTGAACAATGCTGTAATGGTATTTGATGAGAAGCATCCACTTCTTTATAAATTCATGGAGGAGTTTGCGAGGACCTTCAATGGGAGCAGGTGGGGTCACAATGGACCTTACCTCGTTTCAAGGGTGGTCTCAAGGGTCGCAGGGAGGCCTGGTTTTGAATTCAGAGTATTGCCGCCGGAGGCATTCTATCCGGTGGATTGGCAAAGGATATGGGGGCTGTTTCAGGCTCCGAGGAATGGGAGCCATTGGAAGTGGATTGTGGAAAGGCACGATTTTATTCGTAGACGGAGCTTTGCGCTGCATCTTTGGAACCGGGAGAGCACGAGAATTAAGGTTGAGGAAGGGAGCATCATTGGAAGGATAATGTCTGAATATTGTTTGTTCTGCAACTCTTCGGTTAATGTGATGTAA